The window AGAGAGAACGACGGAAATAGTgacgggagtggcatggttttaattttaaaaatttacagTGGCTACTAGCCGATAACGTAAACAGTACTATAGTAGTGACATTTTTCTGATTTGTCACATttacagtggcatggatccaattaaccctatacAGTACCATATTCACTCGTAGATTTTATTATGAGACAGATAAAGCAATAGCGAAGCTTTCTTTTCTAGCCGTATGTGTTTTACTTGGGCCGTACAACCACTGCTGGTCACTTTGTACGTTACGCACGCGCTGTGCTCAACCTCTTTGTGGACAATTGCGCGCCGCGACTGACACTTCGACGGTAACTGCTAGATATCTGCAGCATGTGAAGTAAAACTTTGGCAAGAGGACGTAATACTGGTCTACTGCCTCCGGAGATGGAAAATCTGGATCGGTAAAAGCGGTCGAGAACTCGAGATACGGCAGAGAAATGGACGAGGGCGCCAGATGTGACACTGCTGTAGAATTGTGTTTTTTAAGGCCATTGTCCAAGGACCAACTGCCCAATCTGGTACTACTTGTCTTCGGCAAAACAGATTTACAGGGAGAATTCGCAACCGCTGTTCGCTCCGAGTGGAGATTCCCGTCGATTCCTATCAGTATGCCCTACGCACTGCCTCAGCGATTTCATATTGTGCACATGGACATAAAATACATCATATGCCTATTCATTCATATTTTGCAGGTGATATGTGTTCCGAGCAAGAGCAACCCGTGAAACTCGCCATGTTTATACAACTGGTGTTGTTGCTGCTATTTTATGGAGTTGGTAACGTCGTCCATTGCTCAACTGTCCACGAGTTCAGCATCGATCTGCAATCACTGCTAGATTTCAAGAAAGGCATCACGGAAAGATCCAAGCGGAGCCTTAAGTTCTTGGAACACTAGCACTCACTTCTGTTGGTGGAAAGGTGTCATGTGCACCACTGCACGGCCGTTTCGCGTCTCAACGCTGAATCTCTCCGCCCAAAGCTTGGCAGGGGAAATCACCTCCTCCCTTGCAAACCTCACGTTTCTTCGTGCACTTGACTTGTCCTCAAATCGCTTCTTTGGTCGGTTCCCTCTCCTTAACCACCTACAGCATCTGGGTTTTCTTTACATGAATGACAACTCACTCGATGGGATTATTTCGGACACACTTACAAATTGTTCCAAATTGACACAAATAGACCTCTCTAATAACCAGCTGCAGGGTGCAATTCCTCCTAGAATAGGATCCCTAGAGTATCTGAACCTTGGCAATAATAGTCTCACTGGAATCATCCCTGCAACCATTGGAAACCTTGTCAAATTTGGATATTTGAACCTTGGTATGAATAATCTCACTGGAATCATCCCTGCAACCGTTGAAAATCTCACCCTGTTAACAGTTCTCAGGCTTGAATACAATCAGTTTGAAGGAAAAATCCCAGATGGGGTCTGGCAATTGGCAAATCTGACATATCTTCTCCTAGGTCAGAATAGGCTATCAGGTGGATTCCACAGGCCCTAAGCCTGCCTCTTCTCACATTACTTTGGCTTTTGGCACCAAACTTTGGCTATGCCCTCCAAAGTATCCAACAGGTAAAACAAGTTTGAAGGTCACATTTCAGCAGTGTTACTGAGCAAAACATGGCATCAGTAATTCAGAATCGTCGCAGTACTAATGTGCTCCCAAGTGCAAATGCACCTATAATTTTACCATTTGAATCATTGCAATAAGATAACATCTATAATCCTCAGGAAGCTTACATCCAGCAAGACCCTTTTTGTGATGttatcatgttttttttcttgaatgGAATCAGCACGAGATTATGCtatttcattaaatatagcgAGAGAAATGTACAACCCCCCtaggagaagaaaggaaaaggcTATACAAAACTATACGTGTGAAGGATGAAACTCTCTAAGCTTTTTAGCTCCGGCCAGAACCCAAGTTCATGCTTCTTCCTTTATTTTGGCCAACAGCCTAGGATGTGTTATTTTCCATggtttcccaacccatctccttTGTTTTTCGCGTGTacgtttttcaaattgctaaacgatacatattttacaaaatgtTTATAtgggaaagttgctttaaaaaaaatcatattagtccattttcaagtttttatagctaatacttaattaattttgttttaatCTATCGCTCCATTTTCCGTGCGGAGAGGAGGGGTTTCCAACCCCTTCAaaagaacacaaccttaaaCTTATGTTCGAAAACACGCTGATTTCTCTCCTTCCTTGATGTTATCATGTTAAATATGTTCAAATGACAACACCTAGAGAAGTAGATCTATCGATATTGGTATATCCATCTATTCGTCTCCTAGTGACAAAATTCTGGCATAAAATCGTACCCGTTCTTTTCATCTCTACCCTATTAAAATTCTATAGAATAAAAACTTGCAAAAACTTTGACCACACCAAAAATTCCagtggtgtgtttggttgggttgATGAGCCTGTATAGGAGATGGTCGTCCGAGTTTTTgtagtgtttggttggagggcatGGTGGATGGAGCGGTCCAGAATAGGGAATATTCCCTCAATATGCTGGATGAGTGCATCCGGCCGATTTGGCTGGATGAAGCCATCCAGTTTTGGACTAGGTGATGTGTCCTATTCCGATTGGTTGTGGTTGGTTTGATTTCCTGTTAAGCAAGCTCCAAATGATTTTGTCTCCTAAATCGTTTATCTAATTTATAATttgattacaccattatatttgttatagttaaatctttaaaacaagatctcggatgattatattttgataaaaaatatatatgacaaacgggtcccacTAACTTTTGACTTTTTCCATCCATGATATATCtctccaaccaaacaagaaattGGATTGTTATATCCATATAAACCAAACAGAAAATTGGATCGCcatatccaacaaaatatgGATGACCATATACTATCCATACTTAAccgtgaaccaaacacacccttatgcATGAATAGGATATGGCCATCCATATTTAGTTGGATATGGCGATCCAAATTTTTATTTGGTTTGTATGAATATGACGATCCaatttcttgtttggttggaggaatATAGCATGGATGGGAAAAGCTAAAAGttagtgggacccatttgtcatatatatatatatatatgatacccATATAGGACTCCATGGTGCTCGGGctccaaggtataaaacacacaaattctctcaaatttttaaaaattttcaaattgtgagtatatacctaggtatatgaatttgattcatacaaatacctaacaacaaaacaactcaaactcaattttatttcacaattcattattacatacctaacgaattatatgtttgaatgttatatacctagaaccgaaatctaacaaaaaaaaagttcaaactcagttcaaacttgtttgagcttgttagtaaagaagttaatgttcatatctaaacatttaaaaaaatttcatacttattcaaattgggtatatacttaatttgaatcttggagcccatactccatgtagcaccagttaatttacctatatatatatatataatcatccgatatcttgttttaaagatttaattataacaaatataatggtgtaatcaaatcataaattagataaacggtttaggagaaaaaatcaTTTGGAGATTGCTTAAAAGGAAATCAAACCAATCACAGCCAATCAGAATAGGACACATCACCCAGTCTAAAACTGGATGGCTTCATCCAGCCAAATCGGCCGGATGCACTCATTGAGGGAATATTCCCTATTCCGGGCCGCCCTATCCACCCTTCCCTCCAACCAGACACTAAAAAAATCGGATGATCATATCCCATCAAGTCCACCTAACCAAACACACCCGGCATCAAAGCAAACCAACCCAAAATCTCTGTCCCTGTCCGGTTCCGGATGAAACATAGAGATGGACCAAAAGTAAAGATCTCTGATTGAAACTGGACATGCCACAACAAACTTGCCAGCTCAAACAGTGACGAGCAGCGACGGGTGACAAGGTGAAATTTTACAACAACTGGCAAGTTTGACGGACTCAAGGTCTTCGTTCCAACGGCGGCAAAGCTGAGATAAGGCTTGAGCTTGAGTGCTTGACCATGGCATATGCAAGTCGTGGATGTGAGGCCGCTGAAAAACCAGTTTTAAGCCCCTGCACCCTGAGGCGTGAGCCAGATTAGTACCCAACTCAAAGTTCACACTTCACACACCACCCAGCCAAACAAAGCAGAATTTCCATCATGTGCACTCTGGGCAAGCAGAGGGGCAGAGGTGCGCTGCTCTTTTATGCCTGGTTATTTGGTTAATACTTGGCTTTTTTACTCCATCATCTTTAGTTAGTACGTATTAAAATTAGTTGTTGCGAGTGAGCTGTGAaacatttcagaaaaaaaatttagaggaCTTTCAGAAAGTTGCAccttgtttttttaatgaagtactttctccgttttatattataagactttctagcattatcctatatatgttaatgaatctagacatatatgtgtgtgtctagattcattaatatctatatgaatgtggacaatgctaaaaaatcttataacctgaaacggaggtagtacaactTTGTGTTTCAAATTACATTTAGACTGCATTCGTTTCTCACTTCTCCCAACCTCtactctctcgttttccacacGTACAATTTCCTAAATTGTtaaatgatatgtttttttaaacattatctataaaaagttattttaaaaaatcatattgatctattttttaaaaaactaatatttaattaattatgtgctaatgagacTCTCCGTTTTACATTCGCTCCATTTGCAGCATGGTAGGGACTAGGACTTGCGAAGTTGGGATTGTAAGATTACCAGAGTTGGAGCATTGGAGGGTAGGGCTGATTGCGTAACCATGAAGTAGCTCCAGTAGCGATCATAATATGTCGCAATATTTATGTTTCACTAATTGCAGGCAGCGAGGGCCTGATGTCTGTCAACAAAACGGTGAAACTGACCATGCCCGTTCTATTGGCATTGTTGCTGTTGTCCTATGGAACTGGAAGCATTCGTTGCACGACGATCGCTGGGAACAGCACGGACGTGCTCTCGTTGCTCGATTTCAAAGCCACCACCAACGATCCAAGAGGAGCCTTGAGCTCCTGGAACACCAGCATCCACTACTGTTGGTGGAGCGGCGTCAAGTGTAAGCCGAATACCCGAGGGCGAGTCACGGCTCTGAAACTCGCGGGACAAGGTTTATCAGGCCAAATCACCTCCTTTCTTGGGAACTTAACGGACCTTCACACACTTGACTTGTCCAGCAATAATTTCTCTGGCCAAATACCCCCTTTAACCAATCTTCAGAAGTTGAAATACCTTCGTTTGGGCCAGAATTCTTTGGATGGTATAATTCCAGATTCACTCACAAATTGCTCCAATCTATTTTATTTAGACCTCTCTAATAACATGCTAGAGGGCACAATCCCCCCGAAAATAGGTTTCTTAAATAATCTCTCTGTATTGGCCTTCCCTTTGAATTTTCTCACCGGGAACATCCCCTCAACCCTTGGCAATCTTACAAACTTGAATATAATGCTCCTCGCAAATAATAAGATTGACGGAAACATTCCTCAAGAACTGGGGCAACTGTCAAACTTGGGGTGGTTGTCCCTAAGTGAAAACAACCTATCAGGTGGTTTTCCGCAGGGATTCTTCAAAAATCTATCTTCTCTTCAAATATTAAGCATTCAGACGACCTTGCTTGGTGGCACATTGCCATTTGACATTGGCAATACACTCCCTAATCTCACAAAACTTTTCTTGGCTGATAACATGTTTGAAGGTCATATCCCAGCTTCTTTAGGCAATGCATCATTGCTACGAGGGATAGATCTATCCTTAAATAATTCTACTGGCCATATTCCCAACTCTTTTGGACGGCTTTCAGGTTTGTCTACATTAAACCTTGAGACAAACAAGCTTGAAGCTAGGGACAACCAAGGTTGGGAATTCTTAGAAGCGCTCAGAGGCTGCAACAATTTAAATGTGCTCTCACTAGCTGACAACCTGTTATTTGGGGACGTACCAAATTCAATTGGTGGCCTATCCATCAACCTGACAATTTTATTGTTGGGCGGAAACAACCTAACAGGGATAGTTCCTCTAAGCATTGGGAACCTTCAAGGCTTAATTTCATTGGGGCTAGATAATAATGGTTTCAGTGGTACGATTGAGTGGATTGGAAAACTGAAAAACTTGCAATCTTTATGCCTTCGAAATAACAATTTCACTGGGCCTATTCCATACTCCATTGGCAAGCTTACACAGCTGACAGAGCTCTATCTGCGAAACAATGCATTTGAAGGTCACATACCGCCCTCCTTGGGAAACCCTCAACTACTGTTAAAGCTGGATCTTAGCTACAACAAACTTCAAGGTACCATACCTCTAGAGATTAGTAACCTTAGACAACTCATCTACCTACAACTTGCATCAAACAAGCTTAATGGGGAAATACCTGATGCATTGGGGATGTGCCAAAACTTAGTAACCATCCAAATGGACCAAAACTTTCTCAGAGGAGACATGCCAATTTCTTTTGGCAATCTAAATAGCCTAACCATACTAAATATATCTCATAACAACTTATCAGGCACCATCCCAGTAGCACTAGGCTATCTACCCCTACTAAGCAAGCTGGACCTTTCTTACAACAACCTCCAAGGAGAAGTACCAACAGTGGGAGTATTCAGAAATGTGACATCTGCTTATCTCGATGGCAATTCAAGACTTTGTGGAGGAGTGACAGATCTCCATATGCTCTCATGCCCTCAAGTTTCTAATAGAATAAAAAGGGATTCTGATATAACAAAGAGGGACTACAATCTGGTCAGATTATTAGTACCGATATTTGGCTTTGTGTCACTCACAGTGCTGATATACCTTACATGCCTAGCAAAGAGGACATCAAGAAGAACAGACCTATTGTTGCTTTCTTTTGGAAAGCAGTTCCCTAGGGTTTCTTACAAGGATCTAGCCCAAGCTACAGGGAAATTCTCAGAGTCAAACTTAATTGGAAGAGGAAGTTACAGTTCAGTATATAGAGCGAAGTTAGCTCCGACTAAACTACAAGTTGCTCTTAAGGTTTTTGACCTTGAAGTGAGATGTGCAGATAAAAGTTTCTTATCAGAATGTGAGGTCTTGAGAAGCATTCGACATAGAAACCTTCTTCCTGTCCTAACTGCATGTTCAACGATAGACAATAGTGGCAATGCTTTCAAAGCTCTGATTTATGAATACATGCCTAATGGGAATTTGAATATGTGGTTGCATAAACAATTTGCAAGTGTTGCTTCAAAATGTTTGAGTTTAGCTCAAAGAGTGAATATAGCTGTGGACATTGCTAATGCATTGTCCTATTTACACCACGAATGTGAAAGGTCTATTGTCCATTGTGATTTGAAGCCAactaatattcttcttgatgaTGATATGAATGCATATTTGGGAGACTTCGGCATTTCAAACCTCGTTATTGAGTCTAGAGTCACCTCACTTGGACATTCTAGTCCAAATAGCTCAATTGGATTGAAGGGAACTATAGGGTATATAGCTCCAGGTATATATGGTTATTTCCACATCTTCGATTCATGAAAGGCAATTTGTTTTCTGCATTAATACTTCAACATTACATTGTTTAATTAGTGtgatttttatcttttcttttagaGTATGCTCAGTGTGGCCATGCATCAACATATGGGGATGTTTATAGTTTTGGAATAGTACTTCTAGAGATGCTGACAGGTAAAAGACCAACAGACCCTATGTTTGAGAATGAGCTCAACATTGTCAACTTTGTGGAGAAGAACTTCCCAGAGCAGATACCACAGATAATTGATGCTCAACTCCAAGAAGAACGCAAGAGATTTCAAGCAACAGCCAAGCAAGAAAATGGTTTCTATATATGCTTGTTGTCTGTATTGCAAGTGGCTCTTTCTTGCACTCGTCTGATCCCAAGAGAACGAATGAACACTAGAGAAATAGCTATTAAGTTGCATGCAATTAAAACTTCCTATGCAGAAGCGACCAAGCGAGAAAGTACGCTTTGCAGGAGAGAGTTAGAGTGTGTCATGGAACTAGTGTAATTGTGATGTTTTGTAGTTGTAGGCTTTGAATGCGATGTGGATGAACTGCCAAACAGGCCATCAGCATACACAGATACACTGGATGTGAGAAACTACTCTTCTGTACAGCAACATGGCTGTGTGCCTGTGGTGGATGGTGTATTATTGGTGTATTATTTGGGTTTCGCAAACTTGGGGAACGTCTTTTACAGTTTGTCTAACTGGGATAATGGGATTGCGAAGGATCTAAGCTTTGATTCTCTTTCTGAACAGCTTGTCATGGTAATTAATAATACGAAAATGAATCATAATATGCACATCTGTTGTCAGATTACATCGGAGAACACTGCCAATCGCCAAATCCACTTTTTTTCACTTAGACCTAGGACTATCACATCCCCCCGGCATAAAAATAAGGACTATCGCATCCTACTAAGTTGGGTCGATCCCTAAATCCAAATCCCAACCTGCAGTTGGTAATCACTAGAGGTCAGATTGAGGAAACCCTCGGCCTCGGGTACCTGAACCCTGCAGCGGTATGCCCACTCGCCGAATGCCCGTCCGTGTGCCTCTTCGCTCCGCCCTCTAGCGAagtgcgccgccgctgcagcgcCTGCGCGCGAGACGTGGACTGTGGAGTGGTCGGGTGCTACGGTGCTACCTCCGCGTCCGCCGCAACGTCGTGGAGTCGCGCTGTTAAGTGGAACCAAACAAGACAGGGCAAAGCTACTCCTTCCGagttccgtcaaaaaaaaaaataaacatgggagggatgtgatattttctaatacaatgaatctggataaaagGCCATCCAGATTCATTTTACTAGATAATGTCGCATCCTTGTCTAGGTTATGTTTTTTTAACAAAGGAAGTATGTTGCGACGAAGATGGATAGGCTCTTTTAGGCTCCTAGTAGAATGGCAGTTTGGCAAGGAAAaagtccctcaacttatcatcgagttacaaaatcgtcccccaaccacaaaacaagatatatagcatcctcaacttacaaaaccgttcactttaggccattcggtggttttgaccccggtatTGTCCGACGTAACAGCTGACTCGGCGTGGGACCCGCATGTGTCGCACATGTCAGACTGCCCTCGTCAGCCACTTCTTACCCTCCCCCATCAACTcacttcctctcccctcccctctccatgGGCGGTGGCCAACGGAGAGCAGCCAGGACACGGCAGGACGGTGTGGCGGGCACGGTCGGCGCTGCAGAGGAGCACATCGCGGTCGGGCGCCGCCATGGCCTCTTTTGTCTTCGTCATGCCTTCGTCGCCGCTATGGCCTTCCTTGTATCCTCTCCCCaagggtcggcggcggcgagcacggcacGCCGCGACGTGGTGTGCCCTGTTGAAGTCACCCCGGTCGACGAGGTCGGCACACGCGAGCGGGGAGGGGCGTCGGTGGCAGGACCATAGGGGCAGAGCGAAGGGGGAGCTGGAGGGGAACGGTGGTGGCGAGGTGGAGGAAGAGGGCGCCGCTTCGACGAAACTCCCATCCAGGGCGAGGGAGGAGCGGAAGACAGAGACCGCGGCAacgggagggaggtggggatggaggcggcgaggagagaGTTTGCCGGTTGACgcgctgtcgtcgccgccgttgtccaTCCTGCCCTTGCTCATCCGCGAGGCTGTCCTCAACGAGTCGCCGCCTAAAAGTGCTTTGTTCATAGTTTCTAGATCAAAAAAGAGATCTATGAGTCCAGGCATACCAAAGGCGTGGCCGCCGCTCATCCACATACGCCATCAGTCGCTCATCACGCGTTCACGCTCCGCCATCCAGCGACGGGGCGACCACGTCACCGCC of the Oryza sativa Japonica Group chromosome 2, ASM3414082v1 genome contains:
- the LOC4329982 gene encoding probable LRR receptor-like serine/threonine-protein kinase At3g47570 isoform X2, which translates into the protein MSVNKTVKLTMPVLLALLLLSYGTGSIRCTTIAGNSTDVLSLLDFKATTNDPRGALSSWNTSIHYCWWSGVKCKPNTRGRVTALKLAGQGLSGQITSFLGNLTDLHTLDLSSNNFSGQIPPLTNLQKLKYLRLGQNSLDGIIPDSLTNCSNLFYLDLSNNMLEGTIPPKIGFLNNLSVLAFPLNFLTGNIPSTLGNLTNLNIMLLANNKIDGNIPQELGQLSNLGWLSLSENNLSGGFPQGFFKNLSSLQILSIQTTLLGGTLPFDIGNTLPNLTKLFLADNMFEGHIPASLGNASLLRGIDLSLNNSTGHIPNSFGRLSGLSTLNLETNKLEARDNQGWEFLEALRGCNNLNVLSLADNLLFGDVPNSIGGLSINLTILLLGGNNLTGIVPLSIGNLQGLISLGLDNNGFSGTIEWIGKLKNLQSLCLRNNNFTGPIPYSIGKLTQLTELYLRNNAFEGHIPPSLGNPQLLLKLDLSYNKLQGTIPLEISNLRQLIYLQLASNKLNGEIPDALGMCQNLVTIQMDQNFLRGDMPISFGNLNSLTILNISHNNLSGTIPVALGYLPLLSKLDLSYNNLQGEVPTVGVFRNVTSAYLDGNSRLCGGVTDLHMLSCPQVSNRIKRDSDITKRDYNLVRLLVPIFGFVSLTVLIYLTCLAKRTSRRTDLLLLSFGKQFPRVSYKDLAQATGKFSESNLIGRGSYSSVYRAKLAPTKLQVALKVFDLEVRCADKSFLSECEVLRSIRHRNLLPVLTACSTIDNSGNAFKALIYEYMPNGNLNMWLHKQFASVASKCLSLAQRVNIAVDIANALSYLHHECERSIVHCDLKPTNILLDDDMNAYLGDFGISNLVIESRVTSLGHSSPNSSIGLKGTIGYIAPEYAQCGHASTYGDVYSFGIVLLEMLTGKRPTDPMFENELNIVNFVEKNFPEQIPQIIDAQLQEERKRFQATAKQENGFYICLLSVLQVALSCTRLIPRERMNTREIAIKLHAIKTSYAEATKRESTLCRRELECVMELV
- the LOC4329982 gene encoding probable LRR receptor-like serine/threonine-protein kinase At3g47570 isoform X1: MCTLGKQRGRGSEGLMSVNKTVKLTMPVLLALLLLSYGTGSIRCTTIAGNSTDVLSLLDFKATTNDPRGALSSWNTSIHYCWWSGVKCKPNTRGRVTALKLAGQGLSGQITSFLGNLTDLHTLDLSSNNFSGQIPPLTNLQKLKYLRLGQNSLDGIIPDSLTNCSNLFYLDLSNNMLEGTIPPKIGFLNNLSVLAFPLNFLTGNIPSTLGNLTNLNIMLLANNKIDGNIPQELGQLSNLGWLSLSENNLSGGFPQGFFKNLSSLQILSIQTTLLGGTLPFDIGNTLPNLTKLFLADNMFEGHIPASLGNASLLRGIDLSLNNSTGHIPNSFGRLSGLSTLNLETNKLEARDNQGWEFLEALRGCNNLNVLSLADNLLFGDVPNSIGGLSINLTILLLGGNNLTGIVPLSIGNLQGLISLGLDNNGFSGTIEWIGKLKNLQSLCLRNNNFTGPIPYSIGKLTQLTELYLRNNAFEGHIPPSLGNPQLLLKLDLSYNKLQGTIPLEISNLRQLIYLQLASNKLNGEIPDALGMCQNLVTIQMDQNFLRGDMPISFGNLNSLTILNISHNNLSGTIPVALGYLPLLSKLDLSYNNLQGEVPTVGVFRNVTSAYLDGNSRLCGGVTDLHMLSCPQVSNRIKRDSDITKRDYNLVRLLVPIFGFVSLTVLIYLTCLAKRTSRRTDLLLLSFGKQFPRVSYKDLAQATGKFSESNLIGRGSYSSVYRAKLAPTKLQVALKVFDLEVRCADKSFLSECEVLRSIRHRNLLPVLTACSTIDNSGNAFKALIYEYMPNGNLNMWLHKQFASVASKCLSLAQRVNIAVDIANALSYLHHECERSIVHCDLKPTNILLDDDMNAYLGDFGISNLVIESRVTSLGHSSPNSSIGLKGTIGYIAPEYAQCGHASTYGDVYSFGIVLLEMLTGKRPTDPMFENELNIVNFVEKNFPEQIPQIIDAQLQEERKRFQATAKQENGFYICLLSVLQVALSCTRLIPRERMNTREIAIKLHAIKTSYAEATKRESTLCRRELECVMELV